One region of Salvelinus sp. IW2-2015 linkage group LG6.1, ASM291031v2, whole genome shotgun sequence genomic DNA includes:
- the LOC111964886 gene encoding taste receptor type 1 member 1-like, which translates to MFNVQVIXVFANVEFVIPFIQKAIDLRVKEKIWIASETWSMNQELIKKSQIERIGTVXGVTVQRHKDLRGFDEFINNTVKSRHEXACTDMDLKERCGQICSDCNSTSAQTIIGEDPTYSFVIYSAVYAVAHALHNALRFGTRNCANSEIIAYPYMVTEALKQVKFKLDNQSIEFDENGDPPAHYDIVHWDCKNKTCSNVDIGSYLTNPTPSFHINETLIHWFEGTKAPVLQCSSECKSGSRRVQTGFHTCCFDCEICSDGKHINHTADPYSCIACQKDEWARIGSTSCTKRSIEYLHSDAPLAIFLMFQASSIILISMAILVLFLCKNDTPVVKSAGGRLCFLMLCCLSMSSISVFFHIGKPTEAICTLRNSVFVVFYLACLSCLAVRSFQIVCIFKMAAKLPKAYDFWVKHGGQWITIITTTVIMLFLCILWIAIEGPKPNQITLYSEVILDRTYGVIPIFYVIVLFAALLGIACFSFAYMGTDLPKNYNEGKSITFSLLIFISWVISLTVHLSTKGKHTVSVNPCSVLCSLYGILFGYFLPKCNIIIITPERNTAAYFQTAIQSYTLQPK; encoded by the exons ATGTTCAATGTCCAGGTTATTSTAGTCTTTGCCAATGTGGAGTTTGTCATTCCTTTCATCCAAAAGGCCATAGATCTCAGAGTGAAGGAGAAGATATGGATCGCTAGTGAGACATGGTCCATGAACCAAGAGTTGATCAAGAAGAGTCAGATTGAGAGGATAGGGACGGTCTTKGGTGTCACTGTACAGAGGCACAAGGACCTGAGAGGATTTGATGAGTTCATTAACAACACAGTAAAATCCAGACATGAGYATGCATGCACTGACATGGACTTGAAGGAAAGATGTGGTCAGATTTGCTCTGACTGCAACTCCACCAGTGCCCAGACAATTATTGGAGAGGACCCGACATACAGCTTTGTCATCTACTCTGCAGTGTATGCTGTGGCTCATGCACTCCACAATGCTTTGCGGTTTGGGACACGGAACTGTGCCAACTCAGAAATCATTGCTTATCCTTACATG GTCACAGAGGCACTAAAACAGGTCAAATTCAAATTGGACAATCAAAGTATAGAGTTTGATGAGAACGGGGACCCACCGGCTCATTACGACATTGTACACTGGGACtgcaaaaataaaacatgttctaaTGTGGACATTGGCTCATACCTTACCAACCCCACACCAAGCTTCCATATTAATGAAACTCTCATACATTGGTTTGAGGGCACAAAG GCTCCAGTTCTGCAGTGTTCTAGTGAGTGTAAATCTGGCTCCAGAAGAGTTCAAACTGGCTTCCACACCTGCTGTTTTGACTGTGAGATCTGCTCTGATGGAAAGCACATCAACCACACAG CCGATCCCTACAGCTGCATAGCATGCCAAAAGGATGAGTGGGCCAGGATTGGCAGTACCTCATGCACTAAGCGTTCTATAGAGTATCTGCATTCTGATGCTCCGTTGGCCATTTTTCTGATGTTCCAGGCCAGCTCCATCATCCTCATCTCAATGGCCATCTTGGTTCTGTTCCTTTGTAAGAATGACACCCCTGTGGTAAAGTCAGCCGGTGGGAGGCTCTGCTTCctcatgttgtgttgcttgtcCATGTCCTCCATCAGTGTCTTCTTCCACATCGGCAAACCCACAGAGGCCATCTGCACCTTACGCAATTCTGTGTTTGTAGTCTTCTATCTGGCCTGCCTGTCCTGTCTTGCTGTTCGCTCCTTCCAGATTGTCTGTATCTTCAAAATGGCCGCCAAACTGCCCAAAGCGTATGATTTCTGGGTCAAGCATGGGGGTCAGTGGATCACTATTATCACAACCACTGTCATAATGCTGTTTCTGTGCATTTTGTGGATAGCCATTGAAGGACCCAAGCCCAATCAGATAACATTGTATAGCGAGGTAATTTTGGATCGCACATATGGAGTCATCCCCATCTTTTATGTGATAGTACTGTTTGCCGCTTTGCTGGGTATTGCATGCTTTAGTTTTGCCTACATGGGAACTGACCTGCCCAAAAACTACAACGAGGGTAAATCTATCACTTTCAGCTTGCTTATCTTCATCTCTTGGGTCATCTCTCTGACGGTGCACCTGTCTACCAAAGGAAAGCACACAGTCTCCGTCAATCCTTGCTCTGTGCTGTGCAGTCTGTATGGTATACTCTTTGGTTACTTCCTCCCTAAATGCAATATCATTATCATTACACCTGAGCGTAATACAGCAGCCTATTTTCAAACTGCAATCCAGAGTTACACACTTCAACCTAAATAA
- the LOC111964887 gene encoding aldehyde dehydrogenase, mitochondrial: protein MLRIVLSRTLPRISGISNCQYSAAAIPVPSAQPEVHYNKLFINNEWQDAVSKRSFPTINPATGEVICQVAEADKADVDKAVKAAREAFRFGSPWRRMDASDRGLLLSRLADAIERDTAYLAELETLDNGKPYAVSYSVDVPMVVKCLRYYAGWADKWEGKTIPIDGDFFCYTRHEPIGVCGQIIPWNFPLLMQAWKLGPALATGNTVVMKVAEQTPLTALYVASLIKEVGFPPGVVNILPGMGPSAGSAIASHMDVDKVAFTGSTEVGHLIQQASGSSNLKKVTLELGGKSPNIIMSDANMAEAVEQSHFALFFNQGQCCCAGSRTYVQDTIYDEFMERSVERAKSRVVGDPFNMKTEQGPQVDEEQFKKILGYISSGKSEGAKLMCGGGVAADRGYFIQPTIFGDVQDGMTIAREEIFGPVMQILKFKTLEEVVERANDTKYGLAAAVFTKDIDKAHYISSGIRTGTVWINCYNVFGAQAPFGGYKYSGNGRELGEYGLDNYTEVKTVTIKVPQKNS, encoded by the exons ATGCTTCGAATTGTGTTATCCCGAACTTTGCCTAGAATCTCTGGCATCTCCAATTGTCAGTATTCGGCGGCCGCCATCCCGGTTCCAAGCGCACAGCCCGAAGTCCATTATAACAAG CTGTTCATCAATAACGAGTGGCAGGATGCCGTCAGCAAGAGGTCCTTCCCCACCATCAACCCAGCCACAGGAGAGGTCATCTGTCAGGTGGCTGAGGCAGACAAG gCAGATGTGGACAAGGCTGTGAAGGCTGCCAGGGAGGCCTTCAGGTTTGGGTCACCATGGCGACGTATGGACGCGTCGGACCGCGGGCTGCTCCTGAGCCGGCTGGCAGACGCAATCGAGAGGGACACAGCCTACCTAGCG GAACTGGAGACCCTGGACAATGGGAAGCCCTATGCCGTATCCTACAGCGTGGACGTGCCCATGGTGGTCAAGTGCCTCAG GTACTATGCAGGCTGGGCAGATAAGTGGGAGGGGAAGACCATTCCCATCGATGGAGACTTCTTCTGCTACACCCGTCATGAGCCCATTGGTGTGTGTGGCCAGATCATCCCG TGGAACTTCCCTCTGCTGATGCAGGCATGGAAGCTGGGGCCAGCTCTGGCTACAGGCAACACTGTGGTGATGAAGGTGGCTGAGCAGACCCCCCTCACTGCCCTGTATGTGGCCAGTCTCATCAAGGAG gttGGTTTCCCTCCAGGTGTGGTGAACATCCTGCCTGGTATGGGTCCATCTGCTGGTTCTGCCATCGCCTCCCACATGGATGTGGATAAGGTGGCTTTCACAGGATCTACTGAG GTAGGTCACCTGATCCAGCAGGCATCTGGCTCCAGCAACCTGAAGAAGGTCACTCTGGAGCTGGGAGGAAAGAGCCCCAACATAATCATGTCTGATGCCAACA tgGCGGAGGCGGTGGAACAGTCCCACTTTGCCCTGTTCTTTAACCAGGGCCAGTGCTGCTGTGCCGGCTCCCGTACATATGTGCAGGACACCATCTATGATGAGTTTATGGAGCGCAGTGTGGAGCGGGCCAAGAGCAGGGTGGTGGGAGACCCCTTCAACATGAAGACTGAGCAGGGACCGCAG GTGGATGAGGAACAGTTCAAGAAGATTCTGGGCTACATCAGCAGTGGTAAGAGTGAGGGGGCCAAGCTGATGTGCGGGGGAGGGGTGGCTGCAGACCGTGGCTACTTCATCCAACCAACCATCTTTGGAGATGTCCAGGACGGCATGACCATCGCCCGTGAGGAG ATCTTTGGGCCGGTGATGCAGATCCTGAAGTTTAAGACTCTGGAGGAGGTGGTTGAGAGAGCCAACGACACAAAGTACGGCCTGGCAGCTGCTGTCTTCACCAAAGACATCGACAAGGCCCACTACATCTCTAGCGGAATTCGCACTGGTACTGTCTG GATTAACTGCTATAATGTGTTTGGAGCACAAGCCCCCTTCGGTGGCTACAAATATTCTGGTAACGGTCGTGAGCTGGGAGAGTATGGCCTGGACAACTACACTGAAGTGAAAACG GTAACAATCAAGGTCCCTCAGAAAAACTCGTAA